In Pungitius pungitius chromosome 2, fPunPun2.1, whole genome shotgun sequence, a single window of DNA contains:
- the prom1a gene encoding prominin-1-A isoform X8, which produces MRSTGIPVMLLLCVLCVLPASGELQQDTEPRRLPPPGKLDFGYVPAGVYETLAHYEPGPIGILFHLVRAFLCVVQPNAFPQDLIVKLAKEKFGFIQTEYQKPENIVLTLQAIYYEIGFLACAAVGLVFAVLVPLIGLFFCMCRCCDNCGGEMHQRQRKNADCRRGLLGTLLFANSLVITIGVLCAYAANQNLSSQVKNIRRLVNSNMRDLHTFANDTPMQIDYLISQYATAKDKVIYDLDNIGPLLGGRIRDQLDKEVHPALDNVLNMAGAMRETKEALDNVNVGLEVLQEGTGRLNFNLSLVRTSINRTLNDPGCHDEESDATSAQLCRNIRRSLSQLQIGANFTRLPKVDAQLDKMNDVLRTDLSAVVQRGYDSLNNTPLMAVDQTRSVVESVRGLVDGIGSNVSSFSKVFPVQSSVSDFNIFISHAHAKIEDHYPDIDKMDFYRWIGCIALCCMVVLVLAFNYLGLLCGTLGYDKHASPTTRGCISNTGGTMLMAGVGFTVIFSWVLMGVVTIIFLAGGNMEKLFCEPFHTKDVFKVVDTPYLVEPNMKNFIPGLLYNDSHLELTAESLYSTCKENKGIYTAMRLDKVFNISTFLNNTLFTKDVVSQLDGVRIDLRGIILLEAEGRQNLLDFSEAGLSEINYADYLEEVNKGVTAMDLLLFATELEAQTDLMPRGALQRALKGHVGTLRQIHSQQIVSMEQAMKYVRARSALNQSIRFLERTASDLPNKVLALLDAIKAAQDLVSHNATSLINLETRKYTATIVGYFHQYMEWVKTSLSLEVAPCKPLSNLLDTAEIIACSFLVDSMNAFWMGLGCSTLFLLPGIILAVKLAKFYRRMDTEDVYDDIETIPMKT; this is translated from the exons ATGCGGAGCACCGGGATCCcggtgatgctgctgctgtgcgtGCTGTGCGTGCTCCCGGCGTCCGGAGAGCTCCAACAGGACACGGAGCCGCGGAGACTCCCACCGCCGGGAAAGTTGGATTTCGGTTACGTGCCGGCGGGAGTTTACGAGACTCTGGCCCATTACGAACCGGGACCGATCGGGATCCTGTTCCACTTGGTGCGCGCCTTTCTCTGCGTGGTGCAACCCAACGCGTTCCCGCAAG atcTGATCGTCAAACTGGCCAAGGAAAAATTTGGATTCATTCAGACAGAATACCAAAAG CCCGAGAACATAGTGCTGACCCTTCAG GCCATCTACTACGAGATAGGCTTCCTGGCGTGTGCCGCGGTCGGCCTGGTGTTCGCCGTCCTGGTGCCGCTGATCGGCCTCTTCTTCTGCATGTGCCGCTGCTGCGACAACTGCGGCGGCGAGATGCACCAGCGGCAGAGGAAGAACGCCGACTGCCGCCGCGGCCTGCTGGGGACGCTGCTCTTCGCCAACTCGCTGGTCATCAC GATCGGAGTGCTGTGCGCGTACGCCGCCAACCAGAACCTGAGCTCTCAGGTGAAGAACATCCGGAGGCTGGTGAACAGCAACATGAGGGACCTGCACACCTTCGCCAACGACACGCcgatg CAAATCGATTACCTAATCTCCCAATACGCCACGGCCAAGGACAAAGTCATCTACGACCTGGACA ATATCGGCCCGCTGTTGGGTGGAAGGATACGCGATCAGTTGGATAAGGAGGTGCACCCGGCCTTGGACAATGTGCTCAATATGGCAGGAG CCATGCGGGAGACCAAGGAGGCCCTCGACAACGTGAACGTGGGTCTGGAGGTCCTGCAGGAAGGAACCGGGAGGCTCAACTTCAACCTGAGCCTGGTCCGGACCAGCATCAACCGCACCCTCAACGACCCGGGCTGCCACGACGAGGAGTCCGACGCCACCTCCGCCCAGCTGTGCCGCAACATCCGCCGCTCGCTGTCCCAGTTGCAGATCGGCGCCAATTTCACCAGG CTGCCGAAGGTGGACGCCCAGCTGGACAAGATGAACGACGTCTTGAGAACGGACCTCAGTGCCGTCGTCCAGAGG GGCTATGACTCTTTAAACAACACGCCGCTGATGGCGGTGGACCAGACCCGGAGCGTCGTGGAGA GTGTGAGGGGGCTGGTGGACGGCATTGGCAGCAACGTCAGCAGCTTCTCCAAGGTGTTCCCCGTGCAGAGTTCCGTGTCCGACTTCAACATCTTCATTAGCCACGCCCACGCCAAGATCGAGGACCACTACCCTGACATTGACAAGATGGACTTCTACAG GTGGATCGGCTGCATCGCTCTTTGCTGCATGGTGGTCCTCGTCCTGGCCTTCAACTACCTGGGCCTGCTGTGCGGCACGCTGGGATACGACAAGCACGCCTCGCCGACCACGCGGGGCTGCATCTCCAACACGGGAGGAACCATGCTCATGGC CGGCGTGGGTTTCACCGTCATCTTCTCGTGGGTGCTGATGGGGGTGGTGACCATCATCTTCCTGGCTGGAGGAAACATGGAGAAACTTTTCTGCGAACCCTTCCACACCAAAGACGTCTTCAAG GTTGTGGACACCCCTTACCTGGTGGAACCGAACATGAAGAACTTCATCCCGGGCTTATTGTACAACGACTCCCACCTGGAGCTGACAGCAGAGAGCTTGTACAG TACTTGCAAGGAGAACAAAGGCATCTACACAGCCATGCGTCTGGACAAAGTCTTCAACATCTCCACGTTCCTGAACAACACATTG TTCACGAAGGACGTGGTGAGTCAGCTGGACGGCGTCAGGATCGACCTGAGGGGAATAATCCTGCTGGAGGCCGAGGGCAGGCAGAACCTTCTGGACTTCTCTGAAGCCGGGCTCTCAGAAATCAACTACGCGGACTACCTGGAGGAG GTCAACAAAGGAGTCACTGCGATGGACCTGCTCCTGTTCGCCACAGAGCTGGAGGCCCAGACGGACCTCATG CCCCGCGGTGCCCTGCAGAGAGCCCTGAAAGGCCACGTCGGCACTCTGCGGCAGATCCACAGCCAGCAGATCGTCTCCATGGAGCAGGCCATG AAATATGTTAGAGCGAGG AGCGCGCTGAACCAGAGCATCAGGTTCCTGGAGAGAACGGCGTCAGACCTGCCG AACAAAGTGTTGGCCCTTCTCGATGCTATCAAAGCGGCCCAGGACCTcgtctcccacaatgcaacgagTTTAATCAATCTG GAAACGCGAAAATACACAGCGACCATTGTGGGATACTTCCATCAATACATGGAGTGGGTCAAAACATCA TTGTCTCTGGAGGTTGCACCATGCAAGCCCCTCAGCAACCTGCTGGACACGGCCGAGATCATCGCTTGCAGTTTCCTGGTGGACTCCATG aacgcCTTCTGGATGGGTCTGGGCTGCAGcaccctcttcctgctgcccGGCATCATTCTAGCTGTGAAACTGGCCAAGTTCTACCGCAGGATGGACACAGAGGATGTTTACGACga CATTGAGACAATTCCCATGAAAACGTAA
- the prom1a gene encoding prominin-1-A isoform X1, with translation MRSTGIPVMLLLCVLCVLPASGELQQDTEPRRLPPPGKLDFGYVPAGVYETLAHYEPGPIGILFHLVRAFLCVVQPNAFPQDLIVKLAKEKFGFIQTEYQKPENIVLTLQAIYYEIGFLACAAVGLVFAVLVPLIGLFFCMCRCCDNCGGEMHQRQRKNADCRRGLLGTLLFANSLVITIGVLCAYAANQNLSSQVKNIRRLVNSNMRDLHTFANDTPMQIDYLISQYATAKDKVIYDLDNIGPLLGGRIRDQLDKEVHPALDNVLNMAGAMRETKEALDNVNVGLEVLQEGTGRLNFNLSLVRTSINRTLNDPGCHDEESDATSAQLCRNIRRSLSQLQIGANFTRLPKVDAQLDKMNDVLRTDLSAVVQRGYDSLNNTPLMAVDQTRSVVESVRGLVDGIGSNVSSFSKVFPVQSSVSDFNIFISHAHAKIEDHYPDIDKMDFYRWIGCIALCCMVVLVLAFNYLGLLCGTLGYDKHASPTTRGCISNTGGTMLMAGVGFTVIFSWVLMGVVTIIFLAGGNMEKLFCEPFHTKDVFKVVDTPYLVEPNMKNFIPGLLYNDSHLELTAESLYSTCKENKGIYTAMRLDKVFNISTFLNNTLFTKDVVSQLDGVRIDLRGIILLEAEGRQNLLDFSEAGLSEINYADYLEEVNKGVTAMDLLLFATELEAQTDLMPRGALQRALKGHVGTLRQIHSQQIVSMEQAMKYVRARSALNQSIRFLERTASDLPNKVLALLDAIKAAQDLVSHNATSLINLETRKYTATIVGYFHQYMEWVKTSLSLEVAPCKPLSNLLDTAEIIACSFLVDSMNAFWMGLGCSTLFLLPGIILAVKLAKFYRRMDTEDVYDDIETIPMKTVPTYDSMNRFPRASAPPRHIDW, from the exons ATGCGGAGCACCGGGATCCcggtgatgctgctgctgtgcgtGCTGTGCGTGCTCCCGGCGTCCGGAGAGCTCCAACAGGACACGGAGCCGCGGAGACTCCCACCGCCGGGAAAGTTGGATTTCGGTTACGTGCCGGCGGGAGTTTACGAGACTCTGGCCCATTACGAACCGGGACCGATCGGGATCCTGTTCCACTTGGTGCGCGCCTTTCTCTGCGTGGTGCAACCCAACGCGTTCCCGCAAG atcTGATCGTCAAACTGGCCAAGGAAAAATTTGGATTCATTCAGACAGAATACCAAAAG CCCGAGAACATAGTGCTGACCCTTCAG GCCATCTACTACGAGATAGGCTTCCTGGCGTGTGCCGCGGTCGGCCTGGTGTTCGCCGTCCTGGTGCCGCTGATCGGCCTCTTCTTCTGCATGTGCCGCTGCTGCGACAACTGCGGCGGCGAGATGCACCAGCGGCAGAGGAAGAACGCCGACTGCCGCCGCGGCCTGCTGGGGACGCTGCTCTTCGCCAACTCGCTGGTCATCAC GATCGGAGTGCTGTGCGCGTACGCCGCCAACCAGAACCTGAGCTCTCAGGTGAAGAACATCCGGAGGCTGGTGAACAGCAACATGAGGGACCTGCACACCTTCGCCAACGACACGCcgatg CAAATCGATTACCTAATCTCCCAATACGCCACGGCCAAGGACAAAGTCATCTACGACCTGGACA ATATCGGCCCGCTGTTGGGTGGAAGGATACGCGATCAGTTGGATAAGGAGGTGCACCCGGCCTTGGACAATGTGCTCAATATGGCAGGAG CCATGCGGGAGACCAAGGAGGCCCTCGACAACGTGAACGTGGGTCTGGAGGTCCTGCAGGAAGGAACCGGGAGGCTCAACTTCAACCTGAGCCTGGTCCGGACCAGCATCAACCGCACCCTCAACGACCCGGGCTGCCACGACGAGGAGTCCGACGCCACCTCCGCCCAGCTGTGCCGCAACATCCGCCGCTCGCTGTCCCAGTTGCAGATCGGCGCCAATTTCACCAGG CTGCCGAAGGTGGACGCCCAGCTGGACAAGATGAACGACGTCTTGAGAACGGACCTCAGTGCCGTCGTCCAGAGG GGCTATGACTCTTTAAACAACACGCCGCTGATGGCGGTGGACCAGACCCGGAGCGTCGTGGAGA GTGTGAGGGGGCTGGTGGACGGCATTGGCAGCAACGTCAGCAGCTTCTCCAAGGTGTTCCCCGTGCAGAGTTCCGTGTCCGACTTCAACATCTTCATTAGCCACGCCCACGCCAAGATCGAGGACCACTACCCTGACATTGACAAGATGGACTTCTACAG GTGGATCGGCTGCATCGCTCTTTGCTGCATGGTGGTCCTCGTCCTGGCCTTCAACTACCTGGGCCTGCTGTGCGGCACGCTGGGATACGACAAGCACGCCTCGCCGACCACGCGGGGCTGCATCTCCAACACGGGAGGAACCATGCTCATGGC CGGCGTGGGTTTCACCGTCATCTTCTCGTGGGTGCTGATGGGGGTGGTGACCATCATCTTCCTGGCTGGAGGAAACATGGAGAAACTTTTCTGCGAACCCTTCCACACCAAAGACGTCTTCAAG GTTGTGGACACCCCTTACCTGGTGGAACCGAACATGAAGAACTTCATCCCGGGCTTATTGTACAACGACTCCCACCTGGAGCTGACAGCAGAGAGCTTGTACAG TACTTGCAAGGAGAACAAAGGCATCTACACAGCCATGCGTCTGGACAAAGTCTTCAACATCTCCACGTTCCTGAACAACACATTG TTCACGAAGGACGTGGTGAGTCAGCTGGACGGCGTCAGGATCGACCTGAGGGGAATAATCCTGCTGGAGGCCGAGGGCAGGCAGAACCTTCTGGACTTCTCTGAAGCCGGGCTCTCAGAAATCAACTACGCGGACTACCTGGAGGAG GTCAACAAAGGAGTCACTGCGATGGACCTGCTCCTGTTCGCCACAGAGCTGGAGGCCCAGACGGACCTCATG CCCCGCGGTGCCCTGCAGAGAGCCCTGAAAGGCCACGTCGGCACTCTGCGGCAGATCCACAGCCAGCAGATCGTCTCCATGGAGCAGGCCATG AAATATGTTAGAGCGAGG AGCGCGCTGAACCAGAGCATCAGGTTCCTGGAGAGAACGGCGTCAGACCTGCCG AACAAAGTGTTGGCCCTTCTCGATGCTATCAAAGCGGCCCAGGACCTcgtctcccacaatgcaacgagTTTAATCAATCTG GAAACGCGAAAATACACAGCGACCATTGTGGGATACTTCCATCAATACATGGAGTGGGTCAAAACATCA TTGTCTCTGGAGGTTGCACCATGCAAGCCCCTCAGCAACCTGCTGGACACGGCCGAGATCATCGCTTGCAGTTTCCTGGTGGACTCCATG aacgcCTTCTGGATGGGTCTGGGCTGCAGcaccctcttcctgctgcccGGCATCATTCTAGCTGTGAAACTGGCCAAGTTCTACCGCAGGATGGACACAGAGGATGTTTACGACga CATTGAGACAATTCCCATGAAAAC CGTCCCCACCTATGACTCTATGAACAGGTTCCCGCGGGCCTCGGCTCCTCCGAGGCACATCGACTGGTGA
- the prom1a gene encoding prominin-1-A isoform X3, translating to MRSTGIPVMLLLCVLCVLPASGELQQDTEPRRLPPPGKLDFGYVPAGVYETLAHYEPGPIGILFHLVRAFLCVVQPNAFPQDLIVKLAKEKFGFIQTEYQKPENIVLTLQAIYYEIGFLACAAVGLVFAVLVPLIGLFFCMCRCCDNCGGEMHQRQRKNADCRRGLLGTLLFANSLVITIGVLCAYAANQNLSSQVKNIRRLVNSNMRDLHTFANDTPMQIDYLISQYATAKDKVIYDLDNIGPLLGGRIRDQLDKEVHPALDNVLNMAGAMRETKEALDNVNVGLEVLQEGTGRLNFNLSLVRTSINRTLNDPGCHDEESDATSAQLCRNIRRSLSQLQIGANFTRLPKVDAQLDKMNDVLRTDLSAVVQRGYDSLNNTPLMAVDQTRSVVESVRGLVDGIGSNVSSFSKVFPVQSSVSDFNIFISHAHAKIEDHYPDIDKMDFYRWIGCIALCCMVVLVLAFNYLGLLCGTLGYDKHASPTTRGCISNTGGTMLMAGVGFTVIFSWVLMGVVTIIFLAGGNMEKLFCEPFHTKDVFKVVDTPYLVEPNMKNFIPGLLYNDSHLELTAESLYSTCKENKGIYTAMRLDKVFNISTFLNNTLFTKDVVSQLDGVRIDLRGIILLEAEGRQNLLDFSEAGLSEINYADYLEEVNKGVTAMDLLLFATELEAQTDLMPRGALQRALKGHVGTLRQIHSQQIVSMEQAMSALNQSIRFLERTASDLPNKVLALLDAIKAAQDLVSHNATSLINLETRKYTATIVGYFHQYMEWVKTSLSLEVAPCKPLSNLLDTAEIIACSFLVDSMNAFWMGLGCSTLFLLPGIILAVKLAKFYRRMDTEDVYDDIETIPMKTVPTYDSMNRFPRASAPPRHIDW from the exons ATGCGGAGCACCGGGATCCcggtgatgctgctgctgtgcgtGCTGTGCGTGCTCCCGGCGTCCGGAGAGCTCCAACAGGACACGGAGCCGCGGAGACTCCCACCGCCGGGAAAGTTGGATTTCGGTTACGTGCCGGCGGGAGTTTACGAGACTCTGGCCCATTACGAACCGGGACCGATCGGGATCCTGTTCCACTTGGTGCGCGCCTTTCTCTGCGTGGTGCAACCCAACGCGTTCCCGCAAG atcTGATCGTCAAACTGGCCAAGGAAAAATTTGGATTCATTCAGACAGAATACCAAAAG CCCGAGAACATAGTGCTGACCCTTCAG GCCATCTACTACGAGATAGGCTTCCTGGCGTGTGCCGCGGTCGGCCTGGTGTTCGCCGTCCTGGTGCCGCTGATCGGCCTCTTCTTCTGCATGTGCCGCTGCTGCGACAACTGCGGCGGCGAGATGCACCAGCGGCAGAGGAAGAACGCCGACTGCCGCCGCGGCCTGCTGGGGACGCTGCTCTTCGCCAACTCGCTGGTCATCAC GATCGGAGTGCTGTGCGCGTACGCCGCCAACCAGAACCTGAGCTCTCAGGTGAAGAACATCCGGAGGCTGGTGAACAGCAACATGAGGGACCTGCACACCTTCGCCAACGACACGCcgatg CAAATCGATTACCTAATCTCCCAATACGCCACGGCCAAGGACAAAGTCATCTACGACCTGGACA ATATCGGCCCGCTGTTGGGTGGAAGGATACGCGATCAGTTGGATAAGGAGGTGCACCCGGCCTTGGACAATGTGCTCAATATGGCAGGAG CCATGCGGGAGACCAAGGAGGCCCTCGACAACGTGAACGTGGGTCTGGAGGTCCTGCAGGAAGGAACCGGGAGGCTCAACTTCAACCTGAGCCTGGTCCGGACCAGCATCAACCGCACCCTCAACGACCCGGGCTGCCACGACGAGGAGTCCGACGCCACCTCCGCCCAGCTGTGCCGCAACATCCGCCGCTCGCTGTCCCAGTTGCAGATCGGCGCCAATTTCACCAGG CTGCCGAAGGTGGACGCCCAGCTGGACAAGATGAACGACGTCTTGAGAACGGACCTCAGTGCCGTCGTCCAGAGG GGCTATGACTCTTTAAACAACACGCCGCTGATGGCGGTGGACCAGACCCGGAGCGTCGTGGAGA GTGTGAGGGGGCTGGTGGACGGCATTGGCAGCAACGTCAGCAGCTTCTCCAAGGTGTTCCCCGTGCAGAGTTCCGTGTCCGACTTCAACATCTTCATTAGCCACGCCCACGCCAAGATCGAGGACCACTACCCTGACATTGACAAGATGGACTTCTACAG GTGGATCGGCTGCATCGCTCTTTGCTGCATGGTGGTCCTCGTCCTGGCCTTCAACTACCTGGGCCTGCTGTGCGGCACGCTGGGATACGACAAGCACGCCTCGCCGACCACGCGGGGCTGCATCTCCAACACGGGAGGAACCATGCTCATGGC CGGCGTGGGTTTCACCGTCATCTTCTCGTGGGTGCTGATGGGGGTGGTGACCATCATCTTCCTGGCTGGAGGAAACATGGAGAAACTTTTCTGCGAACCCTTCCACACCAAAGACGTCTTCAAG GTTGTGGACACCCCTTACCTGGTGGAACCGAACATGAAGAACTTCATCCCGGGCTTATTGTACAACGACTCCCACCTGGAGCTGACAGCAGAGAGCTTGTACAG TACTTGCAAGGAGAACAAAGGCATCTACACAGCCATGCGTCTGGACAAAGTCTTCAACATCTCCACGTTCCTGAACAACACATTG TTCACGAAGGACGTGGTGAGTCAGCTGGACGGCGTCAGGATCGACCTGAGGGGAATAATCCTGCTGGAGGCCGAGGGCAGGCAGAACCTTCTGGACTTCTCTGAAGCCGGGCTCTCAGAAATCAACTACGCGGACTACCTGGAGGAG GTCAACAAAGGAGTCACTGCGATGGACCTGCTCCTGTTCGCCACAGAGCTGGAGGCCCAGACGGACCTCATG CCCCGCGGTGCCCTGCAGAGAGCCCTGAAAGGCCACGTCGGCACTCTGCGGCAGATCCACAGCCAGCAGATCGTCTCCATGGAGCAGGCCATG AGCGCGCTGAACCAGAGCATCAGGTTCCTGGAGAGAACGGCGTCAGACCTGCCG AACAAAGTGTTGGCCCTTCTCGATGCTATCAAAGCGGCCCAGGACCTcgtctcccacaatgcaacgagTTTAATCAATCTG GAAACGCGAAAATACACAGCGACCATTGTGGGATACTTCCATCAATACATGGAGTGGGTCAAAACATCA TTGTCTCTGGAGGTTGCACCATGCAAGCCCCTCAGCAACCTGCTGGACACGGCCGAGATCATCGCTTGCAGTTTCCTGGTGGACTCCATG aacgcCTTCTGGATGGGTCTGGGCTGCAGcaccctcttcctgctgcccGGCATCATTCTAGCTGTGAAACTGGCCAAGTTCTACCGCAGGATGGACACAGAGGATGTTTACGACga CATTGAGACAATTCCCATGAAAAC CGTCCCCACCTATGACTCTATGAACAGGTTCCCGCGGGCCTCGGCTCCTCCGAGGCACATCGACTGGTGA
- the prom1a gene encoding prominin-1-A isoform X2, producing MRSTGIPVMLLLCVLCVLPASGELQQDTEPRRLPPPGKLDFGYVPAGVYETLAHYEPGPIGILFHLVRAFLCVVQPNAFPQDLIVKLAKEKFGFIQTEYQKPENIVLTLQAIYYEIGFLACAAVGLVFAVLVPLIGLFFCMCRCCDNCGGEMHQRQRKNADCRRGLLGTLLFANSLVITIGVLCAYAANQNLSSQVKNIRRLVNSNMRDLHTFANDTPMQIDYLISQYATAKDKVIYDLDNIGPLLGGRIRDQLDKEVHPALDNVLNMAGAMRETKEALDNVNVGLEVLQEGTGRLNFNLSLVRTSINRTLNDPGCHDEESDATSAQLCRNIRRSLSQLQIGANFTRLPKVDAQLDKMNDVLRTDLSAVVQRGYDSLNNTPLMAVDQTRSVVESVRGLVDGIGSNVSSFSKVFPVQSSVSDFNIFISHAHAKIEDHYPDIDKMDFYRWIGCIALCCMVVLVLAFNYLGLLCGTLGYDKHASPTTRGCISNTGGTMLMAGVGFTVIFSWVLMGVVTIIFLAGGNMEKLFCEPFHTKDVFKVVDTPYLVEPNMKNFIPGLLYNDSHLELTAESLYSTCKENKGIYTAMRLDKVFNISTFLNNTLFTKDVVSQLDGVRIDLRGIILLEAEGRQNLLDFSEAGLSEINYADYLEEVNKGVTAMDLLLFATELEAQTDLMPRGALQRALKGHVGTLRQIHSQQIVSMEQAMKYVRARSALNQSIRFLERTASDLPNKVLALLDAIKAAQDLVSHNATSLINLETRKYTATIVGYFHQYMEWVKTSLSLEVAPCKPLSNLLDTAEIIACSFLVDSMNAFWMGLGCSTLFLLPGIILAVKLAKFYRRMDTEDVYDEVSQSPTAVHLILLFRERQACRASAFFSSPP from the exons ATGCGGAGCACCGGGATCCcggtgatgctgctgctgtgcgtGCTGTGCGTGCTCCCGGCGTCCGGAGAGCTCCAACAGGACACGGAGCCGCGGAGACTCCCACCGCCGGGAAAGTTGGATTTCGGTTACGTGCCGGCGGGAGTTTACGAGACTCTGGCCCATTACGAACCGGGACCGATCGGGATCCTGTTCCACTTGGTGCGCGCCTTTCTCTGCGTGGTGCAACCCAACGCGTTCCCGCAAG atcTGATCGTCAAACTGGCCAAGGAAAAATTTGGATTCATTCAGACAGAATACCAAAAG CCCGAGAACATAGTGCTGACCCTTCAG GCCATCTACTACGAGATAGGCTTCCTGGCGTGTGCCGCGGTCGGCCTGGTGTTCGCCGTCCTGGTGCCGCTGATCGGCCTCTTCTTCTGCATGTGCCGCTGCTGCGACAACTGCGGCGGCGAGATGCACCAGCGGCAGAGGAAGAACGCCGACTGCCGCCGCGGCCTGCTGGGGACGCTGCTCTTCGCCAACTCGCTGGTCATCAC GATCGGAGTGCTGTGCGCGTACGCCGCCAACCAGAACCTGAGCTCTCAGGTGAAGAACATCCGGAGGCTGGTGAACAGCAACATGAGGGACCTGCACACCTTCGCCAACGACACGCcgatg CAAATCGATTACCTAATCTCCCAATACGCCACGGCCAAGGACAAAGTCATCTACGACCTGGACA ATATCGGCCCGCTGTTGGGTGGAAGGATACGCGATCAGTTGGATAAGGAGGTGCACCCGGCCTTGGACAATGTGCTCAATATGGCAGGAG CCATGCGGGAGACCAAGGAGGCCCTCGACAACGTGAACGTGGGTCTGGAGGTCCTGCAGGAAGGAACCGGGAGGCTCAACTTCAACCTGAGCCTGGTCCGGACCAGCATCAACCGCACCCTCAACGACCCGGGCTGCCACGACGAGGAGTCCGACGCCACCTCCGCCCAGCTGTGCCGCAACATCCGCCGCTCGCTGTCCCAGTTGCAGATCGGCGCCAATTTCACCAGG CTGCCGAAGGTGGACGCCCAGCTGGACAAGATGAACGACGTCTTGAGAACGGACCTCAGTGCCGTCGTCCAGAGG GGCTATGACTCTTTAAACAACACGCCGCTGATGGCGGTGGACCAGACCCGGAGCGTCGTGGAGA GTGTGAGGGGGCTGGTGGACGGCATTGGCAGCAACGTCAGCAGCTTCTCCAAGGTGTTCCCCGTGCAGAGTTCCGTGTCCGACTTCAACATCTTCATTAGCCACGCCCACGCCAAGATCGAGGACCACTACCCTGACATTGACAAGATGGACTTCTACAG GTGGATCGGCTGCATCGCTCTTTGCTGCATGGTGGTCCTCGTCCTGGCCTTCAACTACCTGGGCCTGCTGTGCGGCACGCTGGGATACGACAAGCACGCCTCGCCGACCACGCGGGGCTGCATCTCCAACACGGGAGGAACCATGCTCATGGC CGGCGTGGGTTTCACCGTCATCTTCTCGTGGGTGCTGATGGGGGTGGTGACCATCATCTTCCTGGCTGGAGGAAACATGGAGAAACTTTTCTGCGAACCCTTCCACACCAAAGACGTCTTCAAG GTTGTGGACACCCCTTACCTGGTGGAACCGAACATGAAGAACTTCATCCCGGGCTTATTGTACAACGACTCCCACCTGGAGCTGACAGCAGAGAGCTTGTACAG TACTTGCAAGGAGAACAAAGGCATCTACACAGCCATGCGTCTGGACAAAGTCTTCAACATCTCCACGTTCCTGAACAACACATTG TTCACGAAGGACGTGGTGAGTCAGCTGGACGGCGTCAGGATCGACCTGAGGGGAATAATCCTGCTGGAGGCCGAGGGCAGGCAGAACCTTCTGGACTTCTCTGAAGCCGGGCTCTCAGAAATCAACTACGCGGACTACCTGGAGGAG GTCAACAAAGGAGTCACTGCGATGGACCTGCTCCTGTTCGCCACAGAGCTGGAGGCCCAGACGGACCTCATG CCCCGCGGTGCCCTGCAGAGAGCCCTGAAAGGCCACGTCGGCACTCTGCGGCAGATCCACAGCCAGCAGATCGTCTCCATGGAGCAGGCCATG AAATATGTTAGAGCGAGG AGCGCGCTGAACCAGAGCATCAGGTTCCTGGAGAGAACGGCGTCAGACCTGCCG AACAAAGTGTTGGCCCTTCTCGATGCTATCAAAGCGGCCCAGGACCTcgtctcccacaatgcaacgagTTTAATCAATCTG GAAACGCGAAAATACACAGCGACCATTGTGGGATACTTCCATCAATACATGGAGTGGGTCAAAACATCA TTGTCTCTGGAGGTTGCACCATGCAAGCCCCTCAGCAACCTGCTGGACACGGCCGAGATCATCGCTTGCAGTTTCCTGGTGGACTCCATG aacgcCTTCTGGATGGGTCTGGGCTGCAGcaccctcttcctgctgcccGGCATCATTCTAGCTGTGAAACTGGCCAAGTTCTACCGCAGGATGGACACAGAGGATGTTTACGACga AGTCAGCCAGAGTCCGACCGCTGTGCACCTGATCCTTTTGTTCAGAGAGAGGCAAGCATGCAGAGCTtcggcctttttttcttctccaccttAA